GTGGAAAAGCTCGTGGCGGCCTCGGCGCCTTCGAGCAGGCGGATCTTCTCCTCGAAGGCGGCCACCGTGGGGTTGGTGTTCCGGCCGTAGATGTGCCCGGCCTTTTTCCCCAGGGCAACGTCGAGCCACTCCTCCACATCTCCGTACCCGAAGGCAACGCTGTGCACCACGGGAACCTGCGTGGCGTTGCCCCCCTTCAGCGGCATCTCGCCTCCCCACACGGCAAGCGTCCCCCTGCCCTGTTCCCGGTCATCCTTTCCATACTGTTCCTCCATACTGCCGCCTCCCTCCAGATTTCTCCGGCGCACCGCGATCAGGCGCGCGCCCTTCTCCGGCTGGGGCCTCATGCGTGCATGAAACAGGCTCCGCCGGCTGTTGTCGTACCGAATTCCCCCGGACAGGCAAATCCCGCCGAAGACGGCCGCTCCCGGGAGTGGCGCAGTTCCTGTACCCCTTTTCGAGAAAGCGTGAGGCGGAAGAGCGTCTCTTTTCCTCGGCGCATCCGCCTCACGTCATGTCGCATCGTGCAGCGCCGGGATGAGCACACGAATCCGTGCGCCGCCTTGTTGTGTTTCGTCTTCCATTCGCACGACTCCCTCGAGCTGTCGGGTCAGGGTGTCGATGATACGCATCCCCAGGGAGCGGGTTCTTCGCTGCTCCAGATCCGGGGGCAGTCCGACCCCGTTGTCCGCCACCTCCAGCAGGACATGATCGCTCTTACGCCACAGACCGATACGAATCTCCCGCTCCTCCACCGGTCGCGAACACGATTCGGGGAAGGCGTGCTTGAGACAGTTCGTCACGATTTCGTTCAGGATCAATCCAAGGGGGATAGCCTGCTCCAGCGTCAGGGAGACCGACTCCACCTCGATCCGCGGCGAAGGGCTCCCAGGGCGATCCTCCGTCCGGTAGACGGCGACGAGCTGGGAAACGAGGCTGGAGACATAATGGTGAAAATCCAGATGGGCAAAATCTCCCTCCCGATAGAGCTGTTCCTGGATGAGCGCCATGGCGCGGATTCGGGACTGGCTCTCCAGGAGCACATCCCGGAGGTGCGGCTCCGTCACTTCCGCGAGCTGGAGAGAGAGGAGGGAGATGATGACCTGGAGATTGTTCTTCACCCGGTGATGCACTTCCCGGAGAAGAATCTGATTCTGTTCGAGGGAGCGACGGAGTTTTTCCTCCGTTGCCTTCTGTGCGGTGATGTCCATCACCGCACAGACGATACCTGCCACATTTCCCTCCGCGTCGGGAAAGGTGGCCTTGGTGAGAATCACATCCCGCATGGATCCCTCGGCGCCGGGGAGGTGTAATTCGTAGCGCTGCATTCCGGGGCGGAGAAAAAGCGCCTCGTCGTTCTGGCGGAGAATTTCGTTCTGTTCTCCCGGCATGGACATGACGGTCTTGCCGATCATCTCTTCCCGGGACACTCCCGTAGCCCGCTCGAAAGCTCTGTTGCAGCCCAGATAGGCACCTCCGGCGTCCTTGTAGAAGACGGGAAGAGGCATGGCCTCCAGAAGCACGTTAAGAAAACGCCCCTGCTTGATGAGGGCCGTCTCCGCCCGCTGGCGGGCGGTGCGGCTCCGCCATTCCCGAAGCGCCCAGTCGACGATGCGCGGCATGAGGACAAAGGATTCGGGAGATTTGGTCACATAGTCGAAGGCTCCGGCCTGGAACACGTCCCGCACGAGCCGCTCGTCTCCGTGGCTGGTGAGGATCACCACGGGAACACGCCCCGCAGCGTCCTGGATGATGTCCTTTCCAACTCCGTCGGGAAGACGGTAGTCGGCGAGAATGAGATCGGGAAGCCGCTCCGCAAGGCATTCCCTCGCCCGGGCGAGGTTTTCCGCAACCACACAGCGGAACGCCCCCTCCCCCCGCTCAAGGGAGCGCAGAAGAAGTTCAACGTGGTCGGGATCGTCATCCACGAGAAGAATCAGAGGCTTCTCCATGTCGTTTCCTTTCACCGATCCTGCCGGCCCTACGGGGTGGCCGTCTTCGTGCTCCCCGGCGCGCCGCCGCGCGTGTTCCATCCCGCCTCGGTCTTGGGTCTCTTGTTCCAGGAAAGCCAGTAGAAGCCGAAATCCTTCATGAGTGCGGCGAAGTCGTCGAATCTCAAAGGTTTCACGACGTAGCTGTTGGCGTGGTACTCATAGGCTCTGGCCATGTCCCGCTCCGCCTCGGAGGTTGTGAGAATCACCACGGGGATATCCCGCAGTTCGGAATGTTCCTTCACCTGTCGCAACACCTGGAGCCCGTCCACCCTGGGAAGGCGCAGATCCAGGAGAATCACGAAGGGAACGGGAGATTCGGACGGTTCGGCATATCTTCCACGGCGGAACAGATAGTCCAGTGCGGTCTCGCCGTCCTCGAGCCACGTCACGTGGTTCGCCACTTCGTGTTCCTCCAGACTGCGGAGGATCATCTCCGCATGGGCGGGATTGTCCTCCACAAGGAGGATCGTCAGCGGAGCCTCGCTCACACGTCATCACCTCCGATACGCGGTGCGGGAGGAAAGCGCAGACAGAAGACGGAGCCTTTGCCCTTCCCCTCCGATTCAACCCAGATCTGCCCTCCGTGGACCTCGACGATGCGCTGGATCAGGGCGAGACCGATACCGGATCCCTCGCTTCGTGGATCCAGTTTATTGAAGAGCCCGAAAATCGTCTCCCGATACCGGGGTTCGATACCTATTCCGTTGTCGGCAACATAATACACTATTCCATCCTCCCGAGGCATCACGCCGATCTCGATACGGGGGTTTCCCTGTTCTCCCATGTATTTCACCGCATTCTCCAGGAGGTTCTGGAACACCTCCACCAGCCTGGGGCCATCTCCATAAACATTTCCCAGCCCAGGCAGCACCTCCACGACCACACCACGTTCCGCGAGACGCCCCGAAACAGCCTCCAGAGCACGGTGCACCAGTTCCTCCACGGAATGCAATGCCGAGGGATTGACGACGCGCCCCACCCGGGACAGTTCCAGAAGGTCGTCCAGGAGCAGGGCCATGCGGTCCGCGGCCTCACCGATGCGCTCCATGTCCTTTCGCACCAGGTCCGGTTTCGCCGCGGCGAGGTCCTGCTCCAGAAGACCGAGAAAACCCTTGACGGTAATGAGAGGGCTCTTCAGATCGTGCGACACCGTATAGGTAAAGCGCTCCAGCTCCTCGTTCTTCCGCTCCAGTTCCGCGATGAGCCGTTCCCGCTCCTCCCGGCCCCGCTCCTGCTCGGTGACATCCGTGAAGATCGTCGCGAAGTAACCGTGACGGGGCGAGAAGGCGGAGACCTCGAACCAGCGGCCGAGCGCCCTGGAGTAGTTCCGGAACTGCAGTGTTTCCCCCGAGAGCGCCACGCGTCCGTAGGCTTCGATCCAGTGTGGTTCCGTCCCGGGAAGGACATCCAGCACGGTCCGCCCCTGAATGTCCCCTCCCCGCAGCCCCGTGAGGCGTTCGAAGGTGGGATTCACCTCGAGAAAACGATAATCCCGCGGTTTTCCCTCTCCGTCGAGGATGATCTCGTGCAGGGCAAAACCGTCGAGCATCCTCTCGAAGAGCAGTCGGTACCGGTCACGGGATTCGCGGAGCGCTTCCTCCATCTCCCTGCGGACCGTGACATCCCTCGCCGCTGCGTAGATCCTTCTGCCTGCGGGAAAAGATCGCCATTCGATCCAACGATAGTTGCCGTCCTTGCAACGATAGCGGTTGACGAAATTGAGAACCTCTTTCTGGTTGCCCAGCGTGGAGATCGCATCCAGCGTAGCCTGTACATCCTCGGGATGGACGAACTCGATGAAGAAACGTCCCGCCAGCTCATCCAGGCGATACCCCAGGGTATGCTCCCATTCCGCATTCAGCCGGAGGAAACGCCCCTCCGTGTCGGTGATGCAGAGCAGATCGAGAGCGCTCAGGAAAAACTGCTCCGCCTCCTCGGTCTTCTCCTTTACGGCTTCGAGCACTTTCCAGCGTTCCGTCACATCCATGAAGGTGGTATAGACCTCGAACGGTTCCGTCGCTCCCGGCCGTGTCCTCGGGTGAGAGCTGACATCAATCCAGCGGAATGCCTCCTCCTCCGGATTGAAGACCCCCATGAGAATGTTTCGCACCACCTTTCCCGTTCGAAGCGCCACCATGGCCGGGTGCTCCTCCCCTGGAAAAGGAAGACCATCCTTCCGGACCGCACTCCAGCGGGAATCCAGAGAGGTGCGTCCCTGCAACTGAGCGAGGGAAAGACCGAGGATTCTCTGGGACGCGGCATTCGCCGCCACAATCTCTCCCGATGCATTCTGGTAGACCACTCCCTGATCCAGCGTGTCGAAAAGATCCCGATACCGCTCCTCGCTCTCCCGAAGCGCCTCCGACACCTCCATGGCCTCGATTCTGGCAAGGGAAAGGTCCACCAGTGTGGCCACCAGATCCGTGTAGTAGCGGAGCATGGCGTCCAGGCGTTCCGAGGAAAAACGCGGAACGGCCTCTATGGCTTCGAGATACTCCTTTTCCGGAAATCCGTATGCGACGGCCTGTCTCCGAAAAAAATCCATGTCCGGTTCCTCTTCGGCGAGCAGAAATTTCCCCAGAAAAAGCGTCCCCAGGTGCATCCCCCTTACGACGAGGGGAACCGCCACATTCCAGAGGCCGTTTTCGCACTTGTATCTCCGTTTCACCCGCCCATCGGAAAGCGACGCTTCCGCGAGAAACTTTTCCGCGGCGGCATCGCTGCGCCTGCACCGCCGATACGTGTCCGGATTGCCGTGATGATAACGGAGACACGCATCCGGTCCTCCGGACGCCACCAGGATTTCCCGGTCCCCGTCGAGGATCGTCACGGAGATCCCCCCGGCGTCATAGAGGGAATCGATCATTCGCTGCAGCCGTGCGACGTCCACCAGATCCGCGAGTCGGAACCGTTCCATGGGATCCTCTCTCCATTTCGTCGCTCTCAGTTCTTCCGGCGGGCCCAAGAGTCCCGCACCTTGTCTCTTCCAGACTCCTGCGCACTCGCCTTTCCGGCCTTTCCGCAGCGCTTGCAGAACACGCCGTTTCTCCCGAACGTCGAGAACGTGGGAGCATTTTAAAAAGCATCCTGCCTCGGTAAAATCTTAGCGCATTTTAGGAATTTGGCGAACAATTCTTGTTGTGTGCGTCACGTTGTGCAAAAGGTTTTCATGGCGCTCGACGACCGGCGACGGCGAAAAATCCCTGCAAGAGCGGTTGTGCCACTCCGGAACAGCAAAAGCATCCGGAAGACGGAGCGGTGTCCGGCGCAGCGCAAGGCGAGAAGACGGACACGTCACCTCTCCATCCCTTCCGCAGGGGAGTCCTGGAAATCCCGGGGAAATCGTCTCCGCGTTCAGACATAACGCACAAAAAAGCCCCCACTCCAAAAAGGAGTGAGGGCCGTACATCGAAAGAACTGGCGCGCCCGTGGCGATTCGAACGCCAGACCTTTGGCTCCGGAGGCCAACGCTCTATCCAGCTGAGCTACGGGCGCGCGCAGGGATTATCTTATGCCGCAACCCCGGAAGCTGTCAAGCCACAGGAGGAATCCATCTCGAAAATCCGCAAAACGACACGGCCGCTTCACACCGTCCCCCGCCCCCGGTTCCCCTGCCGAGGGGCACGGAGGGAAGTCGAGCGCAAGCCCCACCCTCCGCCGCCTTCCGGGGAAACCTCACCACCGCCTCGAAAGCACCAGCGACAGAACCAGCAGCAGCGCGAACGGCGAAAATCCCGCATCGCATCCGCCGCATCCTCCACCGCCGGAAGGAGGCTGTGGCGGGTTGGGACTGGGAAACGCCGTCACCGTCGTGGTGGGAAGCTGGACCGCCGGAGCCGTCATGGAAGTCGATCTGTTCCGGTTCACCAGGAATATCGCAGCGGTCTTCGCCGGGGCGGCGGCCTGCTTCATCCTCACCAACCCCCTTCTGGACGTGGTGGGCTACATCGGCGCCGTGTCGGTGGGTCAGTTCAACTACGTGGAATGGATGCTGGACAAGAGTCCTTTCTTCGCCGTCGTCGACTGCCTCGCCTGAACGACGTCCCTTTGGACCACCAACAACGCCGAACTGTACTGCAACTCCCTCTACACCGGCTCCATCCCCACCTCCCATGGCAAGTCCGCGGACCGGAAAACACTCGTGCTCCTGGCGGGAATTCTGGGAACGTTTCTGGGATCGCTCGGATTCCACCAAATCTTCTCCGCTGACTTCGTCACCGTCCTCGGCGCAACGGCCCCACCGCGGGCGGGACCCCTCATCGCCGACTTCTACTTCATTCGGAAGCGACACTACGCGGCGGAACACCTGGACGACGAGCCGGACTACCGCCTGGCGGGGATCGTTTCCTTCCTGGGAGGCGCCGCACTGGGACTCTTTTCCCAGCACGTGAGCCCGCCGCCCGGGGATCTTCCCTCGGAACTGCTCGCCTTGTGCATCACGATTCCGCTCTACCTTCTCCTCCATCGTCTGACGCCGGGGGTTCGCCGCGATGGAAGCCGCTCCCGCTCTATCCCTTCTTCCTGAACGTGACGATGGTGACGCCGTAACCACCCTCTCCAGGACCGCCAAGGCGCTGCTCCTCCACGTAGGGAAGGCGCTTGCAGATGTCCTGCACCTCTCTCCGGAGGATGCCCTCGCCCCTGCCGTGAATGATGGACACGGTCCCGTAACCGTACCGATAGGCCTGGTCCAGGTAGTGCTCCACCATGGGGATGGCCTCGTCCATGGTCATGCCGCGGATCATGAGCGATCCGGACACCCGTTCCGAGGGCGGAGTGACCTTCACATCCACAGAGACCCTGGGGGAACTCCCGCCGGGCTGTTCCTGGACAAGGCGGAGGCGCTTCAGAGGAACGCGGATGCGCATGCCTCCGGCGAGCACGAGGGCCTGCCCCCGCTCCAGTTCCTCCACGACGCCCACGACCTTGCTTTCCAGAAGCTGCACCGTCGAACCCACTTCGAGGGTCTTCTTCTCCCCCACCACGGATTGCCGCTCCAGGCGCCGCTCCTCCCGGGCGTCGATATGTCTCTTCATGCGATCCAGCTCCTGTTTTTTCTCCTGCATCACCCGCTGCGCCGACGACTCCGCCGCATGCTCCAGCTCGCGCAGAAGGGACCGGGCGCTTTCCTCGGCATCGCTGAGGATCTTCCGGGCCCGCCGGTCTGCCCCGGCGAGAATGGCGTCGCGCTTTTCGTTCACTTCCGCGTACTTCCGCTCGAACTTCTCCCGCAGGGCGGCGATCTCCCGACGATCCGCGGCAATGCGCTCCTGCACCCGTTCGAGATAGGCCTGTTTCTCCTGCAGTTCGCCGATGAGTTCCTCCACCGAGGCCTCGCCTCCGGCGAGCACGTCCCGAGCGCGCTGCACCACCGAGGAGGGCATGCCCAGTCGCTCGGCGATGTAGAGGGCGTTGCTCCGCCCCGGCACCCCCATGAAGAGGCGGAACGTGGGAGAGAGCGTCGCCGCGTCGAACTCGACGCTCGCCGTCTCCACCCTCGGGGTGCTGAGGGCGAACTTCTTGATCGGATTGTGGTGCGTGGTGGCGATAACGAGACTTCCCCGGTCGAGCAGCTCCTGCAGCAGAGCGATGCCGAGGGCAGCTCCCTCGTGGGGGTCGGTTCCGGCTCCGAGCTCGTCCAGGAGCACGAGGGAATTGGGTCCCGCCTCCTCCAGCATGCCGATCACGGTGGTCATGTGAGCACTGAAAGTGGAGAGATTCTGCTCGATGCTCTGCTCGTCGCCAATGTCCGTGAGAATGCGGTCGATGTCCCCCACCACGGCCCCTTCGGCGGCGGAAATGGGCAAGCCGCACCAGGCGAGGAAGGTGAGCACCCCCACGGTCTTCAGGGCGACGGTCTTGCCTCCCGTGTTCGGCCCGGTGATGACAAGGATTCGGAAGCGCTCGCCTCCATGGATGTTAATGGGCACCGCCCCCTCTCCCAGCAGGGGATGTACGGCGTTGCAGAAGTGAAAGTGCCCACGTTTGGAGGGCACCACTTCGGGAACATGCCAACGGTGTTTCCGCATGTACTCCGCCGTGGCGAAGAGCGCATCCGCGTAGCCAAGAGCCTCCTCCGCCTCGACGATGGCCCGCTCGCGGCGCAGCAGATCCTGGGTGAGACGCGTCAGGATGGCCCGCTCCTCCTTGCGTTCCTCGTCGCCGAGAATTCCCGTCCTGTTGTTGTGCGGAATAAGCGCCGTAGGTTCCATGTAAACGCTGTTTCCAGACCCGGAGCGCTCCAGAGCGATGCCGGGAAAGCTGTTCACGTACTCGTGACGGACGAGTAGAACGTATCGCCCCTCCCGAAGCGTGAGCACCCGCTCCTGAAGCATACTTCCCAGGGACGGCTCGTTGAGGAGAGCGTGTCCCAGGCGTCGGATGTCTGCACGAATGTGTTCGAGCCGTTTCCGGATCTCAGCCAGTTTCTGGGACGCCGTGTCGTAGAGCCACCCGTCGTCGGAGAGTACCGCAAGGGAGGTCAGTTCGGGAGAAAAATCTTTCAATCCTCTGCCGAGATCCTCGAGAGCGGGGAAGCGCTCCTTCCGCTCCACCACCGCTCCCCGCACCTCCATGGCGAGGCGGAGGAAGTTCCGCACCAGGACAAGCTCCTCCCCGGTGAGAAAGGCCGAGGCTTTCGCCTCTTCAAGAAGGGGCAGAACGGGCTTGACCCTGTTGTCCCAGGGCAGTTCTCCCTCCATGTCCCGCATTCTGCAGTAGACGCGCAGTAACTCCTGCCGGGTCTGCAACTGCTGCACCGACAACGCGGGGCGAAGGCCGGAAAAGTGCCGCACGCCCAGGGGGCTGCGGCATTGTCGTGCGAGTTTCTCCAGTATCTTGTCAATTTCCAGGGTTTCGCGAACCCGTTCGTTCACGATCACGGGGATACCTCCAGATCTGGTGACGTCACATCCGCCTCCACAGACGCGGGAAAAAGGTCCACGCCGCTCGCCCCGCTCCGAAGAGAGAGCGGAGACGGCAGCGGCAATTCCCACCCTCGTTTCTCCATGGCCTCCGCCAGAAAGTCCCATGCGACGGAGGCCAGTGAAAGCGCCCGGCTCTCCTCTGCCCATTGGGGCGGCCCTCCCGGAGTGAGAAGTGACATGGCAAGAAAGGCTCCGAGGAGAAGGACTCCCACTTTGACACCCCCGGCGAGCATACCCCCGAGGCGGTCCAGCAGAGAGAGATTGGCGAACTTCAGAACCGTCTTCAAGCCGCGCTCCGCCACAGCGCTGAAGAGATTCACCGTGACGAAGATGCCGATCATGGCCACCGCCTGGGCGATTCCTGGAGAGACGGCCCAGGCTCCCTCGATCTTCAGCGCCAGCGGAGGGCCGTAGCGCCAGGCCAGAAAAATCCCCCCCACGAACCCGGCGAGGGAGAGCAGTTCCCCCGAGAGCCCGCGAAAGGCTCCCCGCAGGACGAACACGGCGGCGAGCAGCAGAAAGAGCAGATCCACTGTCTGGGCGATGTCCATCACAGGTTTTCAACCCCTCTTTCGGGTTCGTCCCCACCATCCTTTTCGATAGCATCGGAGGACTCCGACAAGGGCGGCGGAACACTCGGATCCCCGGAGGGCACGTCCACAGTGGGGGTGTCGCCGGAACAGATTTTCCCGGGGACGTCTCCGCCGTCACGCCGCAGGTCGGAAACGCTTTTTTCGGGGAGACTCGCCCTCCCGTCGCCTTTCGGGGCTTTCTTCGCGGCATCACTGAGAAGCTGCGCGCTGTGATGCACGGAAAGAGCCAGGCGGAGACAGGTGAGCAGAAGCTTCTCCTCCTGGGAAACGCCGAAGGGCATTTTCTCCACGATCCCCTGAACAAGAGCGACCACGGAGGAGCAGGTCTCCTCGTCCAGGCGGGTGTACACCGCGTATTTTTTCTTGCCTACGGAAATCCGCACCGACCGTCCCGGCTGTTCATCCTTCTTTTCCTCGGGCATGGGGGCCTTCTCCTATCCGGTTCCGCTTCTAGTTCCTGTCACCTGTTTCCGCTGTTCGCCCCGGGTTCCCCCGCACGAAAACGCTCGAAACGGGCGACCAGTTCTGTCAGCTTCTGTTCCACCTGGGCCCGCTCCTTCTTCAGCTGGATGGTCTCCCTTTCCTGCTGTTCCACCATGCGCTGCTGCTCCTTCCGAAGCCGGATCAGCTCGAGTTCCTTGGCCTGGACGAGCTTTTTCTGCTCCTCCAGGGCCGCCAAAAGCTCTTCCCGCTCTCTCTCCAGGTTCTGCAGGTGTTCCGCTGCCCGCTCGATCACTTTTTCGAGCTGTTCAAGACGTTGCATCATGGGAAAACCTCCCTCCCATTCCGTTGAAGCCCGCGTCGGGGGCGGCGAAAAAACGCCGCCCGGCGGTTCGTCCGATGCTATCGAAGCGTGTATCCACGGGCGGCAAGACCACTCCGCAGCGCTCCGTGGCGTCCTTCGATCTCTTCGTCGCTGAGAGTACGCTCCGCGCTCCGGTAGGCCACGGAGAAGGCAAGGCTCCGGTGTCCCTCGGGAATACTCTCGCCCTCGTAGACGTCGAAGAGGCGCACATCCCAGAGGAAATCTCCGGCGAGGCGCCGTATTTCAGCCTCCACCGCCGCCGCGGGCGTTCCTTTCGGCACGAGAAGCGACACGTCCCGGTAGATCGCGGGATAGCGCATAGGCTCGCTGAACTGGTAGGACACCTGCCCCACAAGACTCTCCAGATTGATCTCGAAGGCGTAGAGCGGCGCGTCCAGGTCGAGAGCCCCCCCGATGAGAGGCTTAAGCGCCAGCAGATAGCCCGCATCCTTTCCATCGATGCGGATCCATGCGGTCCGTCCCTTGTGCCCGAAGGGTTCCTCTCCCTGGACGAACTCCGGACGGACGGCACAGGCCTCACACAGAGCAATCACGTCCGCCTTCACGGAGAAGAAGTCCTCGTCGGCGGCAAAACGGCGATCTCGTCCGGGAAAGACGATCCCCCCGAGGAAGAAGGGCTCCTCATGCGCCTCTCCGGAGGAACCGGCGCCGTCGGTACGGAGAAACACCTTGCCCTGCTCAAACATGCGGATCGGGCCGCGGAAACCGCCCCGGAGATTTCGCAGCAGCGCCTTGAGCAACCCAGGCAGCAGGGAGGTACGCATCACCGACTGATCCGCCGCAATAGGATTCACCACGGCGATTGGGTTTCCACGCCGGTCTCCCTCGGGAAAGCGGAGAACCCGCAGGTCCTCGGGAGCGACGAAGCTGTAGGTGATCATTTCCACGAATCCCCGCCCCATGGCGGACTCCCGGAGGCGGCGCAACGCCGTCATGAGGGTCGTCAGGGACGCCGAGGCATACAGATGGGGCGGAATCCGCACTGGAACGGTGTCGTACCCCTCAACCCGGGCCACTTCCTCCACGAGATCCTCCTCGATGGAGACGTCGAGCCGCGAAGCGGGAACGGCGAAGGTCCGCGCCGCCTCCTCCCGGAACTCCCTGACCTCGGTAAAACCGAAGCGCTCCAGGGTGGCCGACGCCTCGTCCATGTTCGCAGACATGAGATACGTTCGGAGTGTGCTCTCCCGCAGAATCACGGTGCGGCGCGGCTCTCGGGGATCGCCTGCGACAAGGGGCGCCCCGCAGAGTTCGCCTCCGGCGAACTCCCTCATGTAGGCCATGGCCATAGCCAGGGCGGGCAAGGCCTTGGTCCGGTCCACACCCCGGGCGTAGCGGAACGCCGCCTCGGAATGGAGCCCCATGCGACGCGAGGTTCTACCGATGCGGACCCTGTCGAAGGAGGCGGCCTCCAGAACTACCGTGGTGGTGGTGTCGGAGATCTCCGAGTTCGCGCCACCCATCACGCCCGCCAAACCGACGGCGACGCCGCCGGAGGTGATGAGCAGGTCCTCTTCTTCGAGCACTCGTTCCTTGCCGTCCAGGGTGGTGATCGTTTCACCCTTCCTCGCGGCACGGACGGCGATGTGCCGGGCGGGAAGACGGTCCAGGTCGAAGGCGTGAAGCGGCTGCCCCCAGAAGAGCATGGCCAGGTTCGTGGCGTCCACCACGTTACTGATGGGGCGCATGCCGCAGAGAGAAACCCGAACCCTGGCGCGCACCGGCGAGGGACCGATGCGGACGTTGCGGATGAGTCCCAGGGAGTAGGCGGGGCATCCCTCGTCCTCCAGCGTGATCCCCTCGAAAGGAATCGGCCAGGGCCCCTCCGGAAGCGCCGGAACCTCCGGGGGCAGCAGTTCCGTTCCGGGGAGAATGCCGTAGAGTTCGCGGGCGATGCCCACCAGGCTGAGAAGATCTCCCCGGTTGGGAGTGATGGAAATGTCGAGGATCACGTCGTCCAGACCGAGCCAGGCGATGCAGTCCGCCCCCAGGGGCGCGTCCTCGGGAAGCGTCAGCAGGCCAAACTCCACCTCCACGTCGGGAATGCCCAGCTCCTCTGCGGAGAGGAGCATTCCCTCGGAGAGAACACCGTCGAAATCCCGCATACCGAGCACCGTGCCGTCGGCGAGCACGCCGCCGGGGGGCGCGTAGGGGAAAAGCTTTCCCACGGCAACATTGGGCGCCGCGGTGGTACAGGTCTTCCGCCCTCTGCCGTAGTCCACGCGGGCCACCCGAAGTCCCTCCCGGGTGGGATGGGGTTCGAGGGAGAGCACCCTGCCGATGAAGATATCCTGGAGCGCCTCCCCGGGACGCCGGATTTCCTCCACCTCGCACCCCGTCATGGTGAGACGGTGGGCGATCTCATCCACCCCGGCGGGAATCCGGATCAGTTCCTTGAGCCAATTCAGCGACACGAGCATCAGCGCATACCTCCCCGGGAAAGGAACGTCACATCTCCGTCGAAGAAGAAGCGGAGATCGCGCACATCGTACTTCAGCAGCGCGATCCGATCCAACCCCATTCCCCAGGCGAATCCGTTGTACACCGTTGGGTCGATGCCACCCGCGCGCAACACGTTCGGATGGACCATGCCGAGACCGCTGATCTCGAGCCAGCCGCTCCCCTTGCAGATGCGACAGGAAGGATTTTTCCCGCCGCAGGCGACACAGCTCACGTCCATCTCCATGGAGGGTTCGGTGAAGGGGAAGTAACTCGCCCGGTAGCGGGCCTTCACCTCCGGGCCGAACATGGCCTTGGCAAAGGCCTCGAGACTTCCCTTGAGGTCCGCGATGGAGACCTCACGGTCCACGAGGAGTCCTTCGAGCTGATGGAACATGGGCGAATGGGTAGGGTCGCTGTCCCGCCGGAAGACCTTTCCGGGACAGATGATGCGGAGCGGCGCCCCCCAGCGGAGCATGGAGCGCACCTGCACGGGCGACGTATGGGTCCGAAGTAATCTGTTCCCCTCCACGTAGAACGTGTCCTGCATGTCCCGGGCGGGGTGATAGGAAGGAATGTTCAGTGCCTCGAAATTGTGAAAATCATCCTCGATCTCCGGGCCAAGCGCCACGGAATAGCCGAGCCCTATAAAGACGTCGATGACCTCGTGCATGACCTGCACCACAGGATGAAAACTCCCCCATCCTCTTCCCCGGCAGGGCAAGGTCACATCGAGCCGCCCTCGCTCCTCTTCCTTCTCCGCTTCCAGCACTTCCAGGCGCATCTTAGCCGCATCGAAGGCCATCTCCATCTCGTCGCGAAGTTCATTCACGGTGCTCC
Above is a genomic segment from Aminiphilus circumscriptus DSM 16581 containing:
- a CDS encoding Synerg-CTERM sorting domain-containing protein, which encodes MTAPAVQLPTTTVTAFPSPNPPQPPSGGGGCGGCDAGFSPFALLLVLSLVLSRRW
- a CDS encoding PocR ligand-binding domain-containing protein, which produces MERFRLADLVDVARLQRMIDSLYDAGGISVTILDGDREILVASGGPDACLRYHHGNPDTYRRCRRSDAAAEKFLAEASLSDGRVKRRYKCENGLWNVAVPLVVRGMHLGTLFLGKFLLAEEEPDMDFFRRQAVAYGFPEKEYLEAIEAVPRFSSERLDAMLRYYTDLVATLVDLSLARIEAMEVSEALRESEERYRDLFDTLDQGVVYQNASGEIVAANAASQRILGLSLAQLQGRTSLDSRWSAVRKDGLPFPGEEHPAMVALRTGKVVRNILMGVFNPEEEAFRWIDVSSHPRTRPGATEPFEVYTTFMDVTERWKVLEAVKEKTEEAEQFFLSALDLLCITDTEGRFLRLNAEWEHTLGYRLDELAGRFFIEFVHPEDVQATLDAISTLGNQKEVLNFVNRYRCKDGNYRWIEWRSFPAGRRIYAAARDVTVRREMEEALRESRDRYRLLFERMLDGFALHEIILDGEGKPRDYRFLEVNPTFERLTGLRGGDIQGRTVLDVLPGTEPHWIEAYGRVALSGETLQFRNYSRALGRWFEVSAFSPRHGYFATIFTDVTEQERGREERERLIAELERKNEELERFTYTVSHDLKSPLITVKGFLGLLEQDLAAAKPDLVRKDMERIGEAADRMALLLDDLLELSRVGRVVNPSALHSVEELVHRALEAVSGRLAERGVVVEVLPGLGNVYGDGPRLVEVFQNLLENAVKYMGEQGNPRIEIGVMPREDGIVYYVADNGIGIEPRYRETIFGLFNKLDPRSEGSGIGLALIQRIVEVHGGQIWVESEGKGKGSVFCLRFPPAPRIGGDDV
- a CDS encoding endonuclease MutS2; translation: MIVNERVRETLEIDKILEKLARQCRSPLGVRHFSGLRPALSVQQLQTRQELLRVYCRMRDMEGELPWDNRVKPVLPLLEEAKASAFLTGEELVLVRNFLRLAMEVRGAVVERKERFPALEDLGRGLKDFSPELTSLAVLSDDGWLYDTASQKLAEIRKRLEHIRADIRRLGHALLNEPSLGSMLQERVLTLREGRYVLLVRHEYVNSFPGIALERSGSGNSVYMEPTALIPHNNRTGILGDEERKEERAILTRLTQDLLRRERAIVEAEEALGYADALFATAEYMRKHRWHVPEVVPSKRGHFHFCNAVHPLLGEGAVPINIHGGERFRILVITGPNTGGKTVALKTVGVLTFLAWCGLPISAAEGAVVGDIDRILTDIGDEQSIEQNLSTFSAHMTTVIGMLEEAGPNSLVLLDELGAGTDPHEGAALGIALLQELLDRGSLVIATTHHNPIKKFALSTPRVETASVEFDAATLSPTFRLFMGVPGRSNALYIAERLGMPSSVVQRARDVLAGGEASVEELIGELQEKQAYLERVQERIAADRREIAALREKFERKYAEVNEKRDAILAGADRRARKILSDAEESARSLLRELEHAAESSAQRVMQEKKQELDRMKRHIDAREERRLERQSVVGEKKTLEVGSTVQLLESKVVGVVEELERGQALVLAGGMRIRVPLKRLRLVQEQPGGSSPRVSVDVKVTPPSERVSGSLMIRGMTMDEAIPMVEHYLDQAYRYGYGTVSIIHGRGEGILRREVQDICKRLPYVEEQRLGGPGEGGYGVTIVTFRKKG
- a CDS encoding sensor histidine kinase, encoding MEKPLILLVDDDPDHVELLLRSLERGEGAFRCVVAENLARARECLAERLPDLILADYRLPDGVGKDIIQDAAGRVPVVILTSHGDERLVRDVFQAGAFDYVTKSPESFVLMPRIVDWALREWRSRTARQRAETALIKQGRFLNVLLEAMPLPVFYKDAGGAYLGCNRAFERATGVSREEMIGKTVMSMPGEQNEILRQNDEALFLRPGMQRYELHLPGAEGSMRDVILTKATFPDAEGNVAGIVCAVMDITAQKATEEKLRRSLEQNQILLREVHHRVKNNLQVIISLLSLQLAEVTEPHLRDVLLESQSRIRAMALIQEQLYREGDFAHLDFHHYVSSLVSQLVAVYRTEDRPGSPSPRIEVESVSLTLEQAIPLGLILNEIVTNCLKHAFPESCSRPVEEREIRIGLWRKSDHVLLEVADNGVGLPPDLEQRRTRSLGMRIIDTLTRQLEGVVRMEDETQQGGARIRVLIPALHDAT
- a CDS encoding response regulator — translated: MSEAPLTILLVEDNPAHAEMILRSLEEHEVANHVTWLEDGETALDYLFRRGRYAEPSESPVPFVILLDLRLPRVDGLQVLRQVKEHSELRDIPVVILTTSEAERDMARAYEYHANSYVVKPLRFDDFAALMKDFGFYWLSWNKRPKTEAGWNTRGGAPGSTKTATP